In a genomic window of Planctomycetota bacterium:
- the acnA gene encoding aconitate hydratase AcnA, protein MTTALNDPFKAVSKLKTLGGEVSYFDLKKLAAAGIKEVDSLPVSIKVLLEAALRNVDDFIVSADDVKKVAAWNAKDPGAVEIPFMPGRVVLQDFTGVPAVVDLAALRDGCKRLGGDVTKINPLVPCDLVIDHSVQVDHFAREDALELNLLVEFERNRERYEFLKWGQQAFKNFRAVPPGIGIVHQVNLEYLASVVMTKDGVAYPDSLVGTDSHTTMINGLGVVGWGVGGIEAEAVMLGQPIYMLLPKVVGFRLTGKLPEGATATDLVLRVTEMLRKVGVVETFVEFFGEGTAQLPLPDRATIANMAPEYGATMGFFPVDHVTLDYMKMTGRSAETIDLVEKYAKAQGMWLDPKNEPRFTQIVELDLSTVVPSLAGPKRPQDRIALTAMKTQWEYDLTNTFGKANHTHDSTGTSMMAEGAMLEDAAQAAVATEPADPGEYGVPVSYNGKSFKLKHGAVVIAAITSCTNTSNPSVLVAAGLLAKAAVEKGLTVKPWVKTSLAPGSRVVTDYLADAKLDTYLDKIGFNTVGYGCTTCIGNSGPLPDEIAKAVETGDLVVASVLSGNRNFEGRINPHVKANYLASPPLVVAYALAGSTDIDLTTEPLGQGKNGPVYLKDIWPTSDLIRKTVASCVKPEQFAARYGADVNKGPAQWQKIDAPTGDLYKWKDSSTYIQHPPFFADMTQDVKPIATITGARCLAMLGDSVTTDHISPAGAIKADTPAGKYLIAHGVEKKDFNSYGSRRGNDRVMTRGTFANIRVRNQLAPGTEGGYTTDFTTGKVAFIYDASVNYKNAGTPLIVLAGKDYGMGSSRDWAAKGTYLLGVKAVIAESYERIHRSNLVGMGVLPLVYNKGESAKTLGLTGRETFNIAIDDHVKPGQQIKVTATDESGKKTEFTTLCRIDTPVEVAYYRNGGILHTVLRKIAKS, encoded by the coding sequence ATGACCACCGCGCTCAACGATCCGTTCAAGGCCGTCTCGAAGCTCAAAACGCTCGGCGGCGAAGTCAGCTATTTCGATCTGAAGAAACTCGCCGCCGCGGGGATCAAGGAGGTCGATTCCCTCCCCGTCTCGATCAAGGTGCTCCTCGAAGCGGCGCTGCGAAACGTCGATGACTTCATCGTCTCGGCGGACGATGTGAAGAAAGTCGCGGCTTGGAATGCGAAAGATCCCGGGGCGGTGGAGATTCCCTTCATGCCCGGCCGCGTCGTGCTTCAGGATTTCACGGGCGTCCCCGCCGTCGTCGATCTGGCGGCCCTGCGCGACGGGTGCAAGCGGCTCGGGGGCGACGTGACGAAGATCAATCCGCTCGTGCCTTGCGACCTCGTCATCGATCACAGCGTGCAGGTCGATCACTTTGCGCGCGAAGATGCGCTCGAGTTGAATCTGCTCGTCGAGTTCGAACGCAATCGCGAGCGATACGAGTTTCTCAAATGGGGCCAGCAGGCGTTTAAGAATTTCCGCGCGGTTCCGCCGGGCATCGGCATCGTCCATCAGGTCAATCTCGAATACCTCGCCAGCGTCGTCATGACCAAAGACGGCGTGGCGTATCCTGATTCGCTCGTCGGCACCGATTCGCACACGACCATGATCAACGGGCTGGGCGTCGTCGGATGGGGCGTCGGCGGCATCGAGGCCGAAGCCGTCATGCTCGGCCAGCCCATCTACATGCTCCTGCCCAAAGTCGTCGGCTTCCGCCTGACCGGCAAACTCCCCGAAGGCGCGACCGCCACCGACCTGGTCCTCCGCGTTACCGAAATGCTCCGCAAAGTCGGCGTCGTCGAAACATTCGTCGAATTCTTCGGCGAAGGCACGGCTCAGCTTCCCTTGCCCGACCGCGCGACGATCGCCAACATGGCCCCCGAATATGGCGCGACCATGGGTTTCTTCCCCGTCGATCATGTCACGCTCGACTACATGAAGATGACCGGCCGCAGCGCCGAGACGATCGACCTTGTTGAGAAATATGCCAAGGCGCAGGGCATGTGGCTCGATCCGAAAAACGAGCCGCGTTTCACGCAGATTGTCGAGCTGGATTTGTCGACGGTCGTCCCGTCCCTCGCCGGCCCGAAGCGCCCGCAGGATCGCATCGCGCTGACGGCCATGAAGACCCAGTGGGAATACGACCTGACCAACACGTTCGGCAAGGCGAACCACACGCACGATTCGACCGGCACTTCCATGATGGCCGAGGGCGCCATGCTCGAGGACGCCGCGCAGGCCGCCGTCGCCACCGAGCCCGCCGACCCGGGGGAATACGGCGTCCCCGTCTCGTACAACGGCAAGTCGTTCAAGCTCAAGCACGGCGCCGTCGTCATCGCCGCCATTACGTCATGCACGAATACGTCCAACCCGAGCGTCCTCGTCGCCGCGGGTCTGCTCGCCAAGGCGGCGGTCGAGAAGGGGTTGACGGTGAAGCCGTGGGTCAAGACTTCGCTCGCCCCCGGGAGCCGCGTCGTCACGGATTACCTCGCCGATGCGAAGCTCGACACGTATCTCGACAAGATCGGTTTCAACACCGTCGGCTACGGCTGCACGACCTGCATCGGGAACTCCGGCCCCCTCCCCGACGAAATAGCGAAAGCCGTCGAAACCGGTGACCTCGTCGTCGCCTCCGTCCTCTCCGGTAATCGCAACTTCGAGGGCCGCATCAATCCGCATGTGAAGGCGAATTATCTCGCGTCGCCCCCGCTCGTCGTCGCCTACGCCCTTGCCGGCTCGACCGACATCGACCTGACCACAGAGCCCCTCGGTCAAGGCAAAAACGGCCCCGTCTACCTCAAAGACATCTGGCCCACGAGTGACCTGATCCGCAAAACCGTCGCGTCATGCGTCAAGCCCGAGCAGTTCGCCGCCCGCTACGGTGCGGATGTTAACAAGGGTCCGGCGCAGTGGCAGAAAATCGACGCGCCGACGGGTGATCTCTACAAGTGGAAAGATTCGTCCACGTACATTCAGCACCCGCCGTTCTTCGCCGACATGACGCAGGACGTGAAACCGATCGCGACGATCACCGGCGCCCGCTGCCTCGCCATGCTCGGCGACTCCGTCACGACCGATCACATCTCCCCCGCCGGTGCGATCAAGGCCGACACCCCCGCCGGCAAATACCTCATCGCGCACGGCGTCGAAAAGAAGGACTTCAACAGCTACGGCTCCCGCCGCGGCAACGACCGCGTCATGACCCGCGGCACCTTCGCCAACATCCGCGTCCGCAACCAACTCGCCCCCGGCACCGAAGGCGGCTACACCACCGACTTCACCACCGGCAAAGTCGCCTTCATCTACGACGCCTCCGTCAACTACAAAAACGCCGGCACCCCGCTGATCGTCCTCGCCGGCAAAGACTACGGCATGGGCTCATCCCGCGACTGGGCCGCCAAGGGCACCTACCTCCTCGGCGTCAAAGCCGTCATCGCCGAATCCTACGAACGCATCCACCGCTCCAACCTCGTCGGCATGGGCGTCCTCCCGCTGGTCTACAACAAAGGCGAAAGCGCCAAAACGCTGGGCCTCACCGGCCGCGAGACGTTCAACATCGCCATCGACGACCACGTCAAACCCGGCCAGCAAATCAAAGTTACCGCCACCGACGAATCCGGCAAGAAGACCGAGTTCACAACCTTGTGCCGCATCGACACCCCCGTCGAAGTCGCCTACTACCGCAACGGCGGCATTCTGCATACGGTGCTGAGGAAGATTGCTAAAAGTTGA
- the groL gene encoding chaperonin GroEL yields MAAKKIVFDSDAREAIRRGVKKLAHAVKVTLGPSGRVVVLEKSFGSPTVTKDGVTVANEVELEDPYENMGAQMVKEVASKTSTTAGDGTTTATIYAEAIYEEGLKNVTAGANANAIKRGIEKAVGSMSDELLKLSKKVSTTKEIAQVGTCSANHDTTIGSIIAEAMDKVGKDGVITVEEGSTLDTHVELVEGMQFDKGYLSPHFVTNVANMTAELEDAYVLINEKKFSSAKDLLPILGKVAESGKALLIIAEDIDGEALATLVINKLRGILKVVAVKAPGFGDRRKAMLQDIATLTGGQAIMEELGVDLEKLELNQLGRAKKVTIEKEATTIIEGAGKSSDIKGRIDAIKREMDITTSDYDREKLQERLAKLAGGVAQIHVGAATESEMKEKKGRVEDAVHACRAAVEEGILPGGGVAVLRARKALDKLRKSLEGDEKIGADIIFRAVAAPIKQIAENAGLDGSVVAQKVEESNDNNFGYNALTAEYGDMIKFGVLVPTKVERTALQNAASIAGLLLTTDALISEIKEKKGAKAGAGMEDMDY; encoded by the coding sequence ATGGCTGCCAAGAAAATCGTCTTCGACTCCGACGCACGCGAGGCAATCCGCCGCGGCGTCAAGAAACTCGCTCACGCCGTCAAGGTCACGCTCGGCCCCTCCGGCCGCGTCGTCGTCCTCGAAAAATCCTTCGGCTCCCCCACCGTCACCAAGGACGGCGTCACCGTCGCCAACGAGGTCGAACTCGAAGACCCCTATGAAAACATGGGCGCCCAAATGGTGAAGGAAGTCGCCTCCAAGACCTCCACCACCGCCGGCGACGGAACCACCACCGCGACGATCTACGCCGAAGCCATCTACGAAGAAGGACTCAAGAACGTCACCGCCGGCGCTAACGCCAACGCCATCAAGCGCGGCATCGAGAAAGCCGTCGGCTCCATGTCCGATGAGCTCCTCAAACTCTCCAAGAAGGTCTCGACCACCAAGGAAATCGCACAGGTCGGAACCTGCTCCGCCAACCATGACACCACCATCGGCTCCATCATCGCCGAAGCCATGGACAAGGTCGGCAAAGACGGCGTCATCACCGTCGAAGAGGGCTCGACCCTCGACACCCACGTCGAACTCGTCGAAGGCATGCAGTTCGACAAGGGCTACCTCTCGCCTCATTTCGTGACCAATGTCGCGAACATGACCGCTGAGCTTGAAGACGCCTACGTCCTCATCAACGAGAAGAAATTCTCCAGCGCCAAGGACCTCCTGCCGATCCTCGGCAAGGTCGCCGAGTCGGGCAAAGCCCTGCTCATCATCGCTGAAGACATCGACGGCGAAGCCCTCGCCACCCTCGTCATCAATAAGCTCCGCGGCATCCTGAAGGTCGTCGCCGTCAAAGCCCCCGGGTTCGGCGACCGCCGCAAGGCCATGCTTCAGGACATCGCCACCCTGACCGGCGGCCAGGCCATCATGGAAGAGCTCGGCGTCGACCTCGAGAAGCTCGAACTCAACCAGCTCGGCCGCGCCAAGAAGGTGACGATCGAGAAGGAAGCCACCACCATCATCGAAGGCGCCGGCAAGTCCTCCGACATCAAGGGCCGCATCGACGCCATCAAGCGCGAGATGGACATCACCACCTCCGACTACGACCGCGAGAAGCTCCAGGAGCGCCTCGCCAAGCTCGCCGGCGGCGTCGCGCAGATTCACGTCGGCGCTGCGACCGAGTCCGAGATGAAGGAAAAGAAGGGCCGCGTCGAAGACGCGGTTCATGCCTGCCGCGCTGCCGTCGAAGAAGGCATCCTCCCCGGCGGCGGCGTCGCCGTCCTGCGTGCCCGCAAGGCCCTCGACAAGCTCCGCAAGTCCCTCGAAGGCGATGAAAAGATCGGCGCCGACATCATCTTCCGTGCCGTCGCCGCCCCCATCAAGCAGATCGCCGAAAACGCCGGCCTCGACGGCTCCGTCGTCGCCCAGAAAGTCGAAGAGTCCAACGACAACAACTTCGGCTACAACGCCCTGACCGCCGAATACGGCGACATGATCAAATTCGGCGTCCTCGTCCCCACCAAGGTCGAACGCACCGCCTTGCAAAACGCCGCGTCCATCGCCGGCCTCCTCCTGACCACCGACGCCCTCATCTCCGAAATCAAGGAAAAGAAGGGCGCCAAGGCCGGTGCAGGCATGGAGGACATGGACTACTAA
- a CDS encoding co-chaperone GroES: MKIKPLGDRILVKRKEAETKTSSGLYLPESAAEKPQQAKVLEVGEGAVNEKTGKRNSLQVKKGDTVLLNKWGGTEIKVGSDEMLIVNEDDILAIVE; the protein is encoded by the coding sequence ATGAAGATCAAGCCCCTCGGCGACCGCATTCTTGTCAAGCGCAAGGAAGCCGAAACCAAGACCTCCTCCGGCCTCTACCTCCCCGAGTCCGCCGCCGAAAAGCCCCAGCAGGCCAAGGTCCTGGAAGTCGGCGAAGGCGCCGTCAACGAAAAGACCGGCAAACGCAACTCGCTGCAAGTCAAAAAGGGCGACACCGTCCTGCTCAATAAATGGGGCGGCACCGAAATCAAAGTCGGCTCCGACGAAATGCTCATCGTCAACGAAGACGACATCCTCGCCATCGTCGAGTAA